The DNA region ttaaaaaatacatttatagcaagagctttGGGCTGCTGAACCATATCATATGGCCACTTGGTAAATGTTGTCACTATttgttgtttaatatttagtgcagttttctctGAGTCCAGAGTGCTTGtactttacttgttttatttattatggacattaaaatatttgtatattggaAGCCCAGTGTAAAAAAGTTTAACTGTAAactggtgtaatagtattattatgctagtattttattactgtgatacactgtcttaaagctcctttgggagcccagaagcaggaaaaagcattttttttataattacccTTTAAAATGACTATTATAACGataatcgcaataatttctgggacaatatatcgtcctgaaaattttgttatcgtgacaggcctaactttATGATTGGTGTTTGGGGACATTATTAATATAGTAGTGTGGTTTTGGTCTGACAGATAATTTTCTACTGTATCATACTATCTCAGGGTGGAGTGAGCAGGGACAGAGCGagcgacagagaaagagagagacagtggtaaTGAGAACGAGCGAGAGAAACACTGTGTGAgaaagcgagagacagacagcgtgAGTGTGcgatagagagacagagtaagCCTGAGAGATTTTTTAGACCGTTCGGTACTCGGTAGTACAAAAACATTTTGGTCGATACCAAGCCCTAGTTTTTACAttcacaaaaataattgaaatagAGCTTGAATATGAGGTTTTAAACTATTTGTATTTCCATAACAGATATTTACATAGTAGCGAATGCTGAAGGGGAACAGTTTGCTCTGAAACTCCATCGGCTTGGAAGAACATCGTTCAGGAACCTGAGGAATAAGCGAGACTaccacaaacacagacacaagaTGTCCTGGCTCTACCTGTCCCGGCTCTCCGCCATGAAGGAATACGCCTACATGAAGGTAACCACCACATGCTCCTAAACTAAACACACTGTAGTTATAGGATCATTACTTATGACAAGTATATTAACACTTTATACTCATTCTTCCTGCACCAGGATATCTAGTAATATTGTGTTTTCTTGCAGGCGTTGTATGACCGGGGCTTCCCAGTTCCAAAACCAGTGGACTACAACAGACATGCTATTGTTATGGAGCTCATAAACGGATATCCTCTGTGAGTTTCTTTATAATAAGAACATAATAAAGAAAATTCCAAATATTTGCGAGCCTGTAGATACAACTTTTTCAGAAAAATATACAATTATTACTTCAattgtattggaacagtgaggctggtctgtttatttctgctgtagacaaaaaaaaactttgggtttgacattaaaatatgaatatgaaaaaaaaagaatcaacattttagcttttatttccaggtatttaatACCTGGATCTGATACTTTTTCAGAAGATAGCACTCTGTCTGTCTTAATTCACCCATTTTTCATGTGTGCAAAAGTattacacaataaacacactaaGAGTCGTACATTCAGTTTTAGATTTGGTTTTTGAGGGTGTAGACTGTACAGGTATAAAGTAACCAACaggaaaaccagagagctgtctatgggcaattgtgaagctgagagaagatggaaaattaaTCAGAGCTTTTGCACATAATTGCCATAGCCAGATCAACTAGCCAGAACaatgaagaagaaagtcgtcactggtgtactatataacaggtgatgaacaggtagacacagcagttgatgacaggaACATTCTGAGTGCTGTAAATAAAGACCCTAAAAgtactgttagtgacatcagcaacatcctCCAGTCGGCAGGAGTGACGGTATCACAATCCTAAACTCTATAGAGCATGCATTTTACAGGCTAAAGAGGAGACTAAACCCAAAACAAACACCAACTGAAAGGGCTGCAGTGAAAGCCTGAAAAAGCAACATAACTGAAACATAAATGCAGATAAAAATTGGTGGTGGCTGTGGGTCACAGAAGTTGTTGCACTTTGTGTATTCACTTGTGTTattcactttaatctattttaatctgttccagtacttttgctcataagaaaaatgtgggttcattttaaaaagctgaaatgttgatcttttgtctcctATTCATCTTTCAATgccaaacccaaatgttttcagtctacagcaaaatTAAAGGGATTGGCTGTATATCCCTGTATATCCCAACAGAATttgaaatgcatgtgtaatgcatttgTTTAACAGCATAAAAATaatgcacatacagctctggaaaaacaaataagagaccacttcagtttctgaatcagtttctctgattttgctatttattggtttatgtttgagtaaaattaacattgttgttttattctataaactatggacaacatttctcccaaattctgtataaaaatattgttatttaaagcatttatttgcagaaaatgagaaatggctgaaataacgcaATAATGCAAATATAAGTTAATATtcatgagttcagaaatcaatatttggtggaataatcctgttttttaatcacagttttcatgcatcttggcatgttctcctccaccattcttacacactgcttttggataactttatgccacaactggtgcaaaaattcaagcagttcagcttggtttgatggcttgtgatcatccatcttcctcttgattatattccagaggttttcaatttggtaaaatcaaagaaactcattatttgtaagtggtgtaatttttttcccagagctgtaaatagCAACAAGCCTACGAAAGCAGTGGgaggagaaagaaaaggaaaaaagactTGAATgtgctgtctgttttttttttacaggtgtcAGGTGCGGGAGATTGAAGACCCTGCTTCGTTGTACAGTGAAATCATGGAGCTGATCGTGAAACTGGCTAATCATGGACTGATCCATGGGGACTTTAATGAGTTCAACTTGATGCTTGATGACCGTGATCATGTGACCATGATCGACTTCCCACAGATGGTGTCCACTTCCCATCAAAATGCAGAATGGTAACTCTTCAGcagaatttgatcatttttttacAGCTTAAAAATGTTAACATAGACTGTAAATTATGTTGTTAATCTACAGATTTAAAAAGTGtggtaaattatgtttattttatttgtgtgtaaactGGATTGTTTCACGTTTCCTCCAGGTACTTTGACCGTGATGTCAAGTGCGTAAGAGATTTCTTCATCAAACGATTCAACTATGAAAGTGAATTGTACCCAACATTTAAAGATATCAGGTGTGCaatcaatttatttttcttttccaaCACGGgttaaatgtttgtgtgttttagggctgcaatgattagttgatataacagtgtaaacttttttttttggtcgacTTTAAATTTCATTACTGACTAATcgtaatttgtaacagtactgcattacgtAAAGTGCTGGAGACCTGTGTCTCCaacagtgcccaaacacaacagattacaagtttacttaataaaatagttattatattaaatgttataccacagttagttccgaccctgctaTGTGATTGGcagagaggcgttctatgagtgtcgTTATCAGATGGTAATGCACTgaaaccaaagctctccatgtattactccgccacatacaggtaaactagcaacgatgcagcgcttacaagccaaatacaaaccaaatgcgatgtcagtGTACACCAATGGGAGCCACTGGATCCCATGGACACAGTAAAGAAACGCatgtaaatgcaaataaataagcccagcgaatccaaaatacacattattacaaacattATCAGCCAtgaatatcaggttaagagttctgattaaaataaaagctgaagtgtgtatatttttcagttaatatggggtattttaagctgaatgtaaggtggactcttgtagtTCTACAGGTCTTGGCGCtgggggcgccgaagtaaacaaaactttaattcttaaaaaaacatttttcaatctttaatctacacagatttctctcctaaagaGAAATATGGCCTTGTGCatacgaccgcatcacagcagtgccaataagacacgttatagcactccctcttatGTATTATTGCTAAGTTATATTaaactttccacgtttaaacaacatttggacatttaaaaataatttaaatcttatgttcagctgtttctgttgtttttagagaagAAGGAAATGGCAGagataattgttgactaattgactaatcgaaaaaattattatcagattagtcgattaccaaaataatcattagttgcagctctagtgTGTTTAAATCCTTTTCTTTGATGGTAAACTGATATTTATATGTTGTTAAACAGAAAGGCCTGCTCGCTTGATGTGGAGATCTCAGCCAGTGGTTACACAAAAGAGCTGCAGCAGGACGACCAGCTTCTCCACCCAGTTGGTCCAGAAGGTGAAGACAGTCAGAGTGGTGATGAGGAGGCTGATGATCCCCTAGCACCAGAGCTGGCCTCCGAGGAGCCTATTGACATTGAAGAGTACAAACATGCCATGCTGGAACTTGAGGGGCTGAAGATCAGTGAAGAGACTTTATCAGGACAGAAAGAGGAAGTGGAACACGAGGACACTAGCTCTGCTCCTGACGTCTGCTCCGGGAACGTTCAGAATGAAGTTACAGACAGTCCCAAACACTTGCAGAGCGAAGAGGAGCTTGAGAATGAGGATGAGGACGAGTGCCCGGACTTAGTTGATCTTTCAGCTTGCAACAAAGAATTCAAGCCTTTCAGGTTTGTATGGAACAGTCGTGATCACGCGATTAAACTGATTTAGtcagaaattaaaacaaaaatcaattaGCTATTACCTTTACAACAATTTAAAAACAACGTTAGCAGGCAAATTGCAGAATTCTAATTTGTTTGCTTTCCAAGTTGAATAAATATTCACTTATAAACATTTTTGCAtcctttatttttaatcattttaaaatactttattgtTTACCTTTCCTATAAAGGATGTTTATTATAAGgataatgtattttttgttgaattgtttaattaatttttttgttaattaggTCAGTTTTTCAATTATAGGGTCACTGCAAGTATGTTGTGCTTTTTGGCATTCATAACAAAAAAATTATGTCTAatttttaatagtatttttcAGATGCCAGACTTCACTTTTAATTTCCTGACATTCATGCATCTTATTTCacagaaacacatttaaatagcatactatttttttatgaaaacagcCACACAAATAATTAAGGTGatcaaataataattagttaatgGCTAATGCATTATGATTAATATAATTACATGGTAAAAACAAAGTATCTAAAGtattttatttcatgtaataTCAGTTCCGTGCAGCTGAAATAACTAAACTTTGGTAGCAATCAAACATCCAGCTGTTCTGTGACCTTTTTCTTCCATTAGTGACTTTCTGCTATTCTCAAAGTTTGATTGGCAGATTAGCTAATTGTCTGAATGTTTTCTATTATGCAGAGATGAAGACAGTATGCTTCACATTAATGAACACAGGCGAAGAACATCTAGTGAAACGTCCATCGGAAGTGTTGCCAGCTGCTCCACGATTCCCCCAGTGAGTATCAacagtggtccagcggtctaaagcgctgccactatgagctggaggtcgcaggttcgaacccccgctcatgcagctttgccatcaagctgccggcgctcagagggagcaaaattggccctgctccctccgggtgggtagatggcgctctctccccacatcactcctagggtgatgtctgcagcacagggtgtctgtgatgctacttggcaaagcTGCATTAGCATTGAAAGCTTGAAAAGCTTGAaaacaccctcctggtgtgttggggcatcactagtaatagtgggagtcctgatgagtgggttgggtaattagccgtgtaaattgatattaataaaaataaaagaaaatgaaaggaatctgaggataatctgttgtgctcattctgctgcatgACTCGACTGCACTTAAAGGAATGGTAGGGGTGCAGATTTTAAATTTACACAATTCATAAAATGGAAAGGCAATTCATTGAATTGACAACACACAACAAACTGTAgtgtatcgtatttttcgcactctaAGGCGCAGTATCaataaatttttttgggtctattttcatacacaaggcgcactggattataaggcgcatattAAGAGACACtagaataaaaatgtataatt from Astyanax mexicanus isolate ESR-SI-001 chromosome 22, AstMex3_surface, whole genome shotgun sequence includes:
- the riok2 gene encoding serine/threonine-protein kinase RIO2, with the protein product MGKLNVVVLRYLSREDFRVLTAVEMGMKNHEIVPMSLISSIASLRHGGCNKVLRELVKHKLLAYERSKTVQGYRLNYGGYDYLALKTLSSRDVILSVGNQMGVGKESDIYIVANAEGEQFALKLHRLGRTSFRNLRNKRDYHKHRHKMSWLYLSRLSAMKEYAYMKALYDRGFPVPKPVDYNRHAIVMELINGYPLCQVREIEDPASLYSEIMELIVKLANHGLIHGDFNEFNLMLDDRDHVTMIDFPQMVSTSHQNAEWYFDRDVKCVRDFFIKRFNYESELYPTFKDIRKACSLDVEISASGYTKELQQDDQLLHPVGPEGEDSQSGDEEADDPLAPELASEEPIDIEEYKHAMLELEGLKISEETLSGQKEEVEHEDTSSAPDVCSGNVQNEVTDSPKHLQSEEELENEDEDECPDLVDLSACNKEFKPFRDEDSMLHINEHRRRTSSETSIGSVASCSTIPPEVIRQKVRRQLTKQQKAAQRRRLQKGEANLVTKERRENLNNIKGSLEAAQFWG